One window from the genome of Echinicola vietnamensis DSM 17526 encodes:
- a CDS encoding DUF4168 domain-containing protein has translation MINLNEMKKVSLFTAMMLLLGFGLHAQQIAPQAPQNAAKASDFTDEEYDKFVNINAELIPVQQEVQGKMMDAIKAEGLDVQRFQELMQAQQTGKLTDASDDPEEIGKFNKAGQKVMEIQKEVQTKAQGLIKENELSVQKFQQMSMAYNQSQEVRAKVDTLISEKMEQQ, from the coding sequence ATGATTAATTTGAATGAAATGAAAAAGGTAAGCTTATTTACAGCAATGATGCTACTGTTGGGCTTTGGACTGCATGCACAGCAGATTGCACCACAAGCTCCACAGAATGCTGCAAAGGCATCAGATTTTACCGATGAAGAATATGATAAATTTGTCAATATCAATGCGGAGCTGATACCCGTCCAGCAGGAAGTGCAAGGAAAAATGATGGATGCAATTAAGGCAGAGGGCTTGGATGTGCAACGCTTCCAAGAACTGATGCAGGCTCAGCAAACGGGCAAATTGACAGATGCATCGGATGATCCTGAAGAGATTGGGAAGTTTAATAAAGCCGGCCAAAAGGTGATGGAAATCCAAAAGGAAGTACAGACCAAGGCACAGGGACTCATCAAGGAAAACGAACTATCTGTGCAGAAATTCCAGCAAATGTCCATGGCTTATAACCAAAGCCAGGAAGTTCGCGCCAAAGTGGATACTTTGATCAGCGAAAAAATGGAGCAGCAATAA
- the hemH gene encoding ferrochelatase, with amino-acid sequence MSKQAKTGVLLVNLGTPDSTAVPHVRKYLREFLMDGRVIDIPFLSRWLLVNCIIAPFRAPKSAAEYRKLWTDRGSPLLYHTEDLKDKLIGKLDGEQYQVEMAMRYQSPSIEQGLAALQKGRVKKIIVIPLFPQYASATNGSVIEKVMEVVKEWQVIPAISFVPKFVDHPLYLQAWKDIAADFIQKEEYDAYLFSYHGIPERQIHKASCEGYCQLNDKCCARQTPSNQYCYRAQCFYNTRLLTEKLGLPSDKVHTAFQSRLGKDPWIQPYTEDTIRQLAQNGAKKVLAFSPAFVADCLETTVEVGEEYKEVFEEEGGQQWDLVPCLNAHDTWVECVKALVMEQDGARE; translated from the coding sequence ATGAGTAAACAGGCAAAAACTGGAGTATTACTGGTAAACTTAGGAACGCCGGACAGCACGGCAGTACCACATGTTAGGAAATATCTACGGGAATTTTTAATGGACGGAAGGGTCATCGATATTCCTTTTTTGTCGCGTTGGCTATTGGTAAACTGCATCATCGCGCCGTTCAGGGCCCCTAAATCAGCAGCAGAATACAGGAAATTATGGACCGATCGGGGTTCTCCCTTGCTGTATCATACCGAGGATTTAAAAGATAAACTTATCGGGAAGTTAGATGGAGAACAGTATCAGGTAGAAATGGCCATGCGGTACCAGTCGCCCAGTATCGAGCAGGGGTTGGCAGCATTGCAGAAAGGCCGCGTCAAAAAGATTATTGTCATTCCTTTATTTCCGCAATATGCTTCCGCCACCAACGGTTCCGTAATCGAAAAAGTCATGGAAGTCGTGAAGGAGTGGCAGGTGATTCCTGCGATCAGTTTTGTGCCTAAATTCGTAGATCATCCGCTCTATTTGCAGGCCTGGAAGGATATAGCAGCAGATTTTATTCAGAAAGAGGAATATGATGCGTACTTGTTTTCTTATCATGGCATTCCAGAAAGACAAATACACAAAGCTTCTTGTGAAGGGTATTGTCAGTTGAATGATAAATGCTGTGCCCGCCAGACACCTTCCAATCAATACTGCTATAGAGCCCAGTGTTTTTACAATACCCGTTTGCTGACAGAAAAACTTGGATTGCCCAGCGATAAAGTCCATACGGCATTTCAGTCCCGGCTTGGCAAAGATCCCTGGATCCAACCGTACACGGAAGACACCATTCGGCAATTGGCCCAAAATGGAGCTAAGAAGGTCTTGGCCTTTTCTCCCGCTTTTGTGGCGGATTGCTTGGAAACCACAGTGGAAGTAGGGGAAGAATATAAAGAAGTCTTTGAGGAAGAAGGAGGTCAGCAATGGGATTTGGTGCCATGCCTGAATGCACATGACACCTGGGTGGAGTGTGTAAAGGCATTGGTGATGGAGCAAGATGGTGCACGGGAGTGA